In Nocardioides cavernae, a single genomic region encodes these proteins:
- a CDS encoding SigE family RNA polymerase sigma factor, producing MAGREQEFDEFAYAAWPKLHRSAYLLTGDHHLAEDLAQTALERTYAKWRTVRSGDALAYCRRVLVNLNVDRIRRRRFFEIGGGALGHADPGAADPRPDDRDQIVRLLAQLTERERRVVVLRHYYDLSEANVARELGIAPGTVKSTLARALAKLRVCGDTPVEEEMYR from the coding sequence ATGGCCGGGCGAGAGCAGGAGTTCGATGAGTTCGCGTACGCAGCCTGGCCGAAGCTCCACCGCTCGGCGTACCTGCTCACGGGGGACCATCACCTCGCCGAGGACCTCGCGCAGACGGCGTTGGAGCGCACGTACGCCAAGTGGCGCACGGTCCGGAGCGGCGATGCCCTGGCTTACTGCCGACGGGTTCTGGTCAATCTCAATGTGGACCGCATCCGACGTCGCCGGTTCTTCGAGATTGGGGGCGGGGCCTTGGGTCATGCCGACCCCGGAGCGGCCGACCCCAGGCCTGACGACCGTGACCAGATCGTCCGGCTCCTGGCGCAGCTGACGGAGCGGGAACGCCGCGTGGTCGTGCTTCGGCACTACTACGACCTGTCGGAAGCGAACGTCGCGCGCGAGCTCGGCATCGCTCCCGGCACTGTGAAGAGCACCTTGGCGCGCGCCCTCGCCAAGTTGCGCGTCTGCGGGGACACGCCCGTCGAAGAGGAGATGTACCGATGA
- a CDS encoding GNAT family N-acetyltransferase translates to MAGGSDRGPEPVLETDRLLLRPWRVSEAPIQREMWAERDPRVPPHRRIDAEGLPAVMDFEEAIRSATGSSLGLLAVEPKGVGAAVGYCGLVDSGRGLQEPELAFEFLRRSWGQGYATEASWAVLRWATTAGYQRLWATVWDWNIASRRVLAKVGFEEAERQETPHGTNCVTTRRL, encoded by the coding sequence ATGGCAGGTGGATCGGACCGAGGCCCCGAGCCCGTGCTCGAGACGGACCGGCTGTTGCTCAGGCCGTGGCGGGTGTCCGAGGCCCCCATCCAGCGTGAGATGTGGGCCGAACGAGATCCGCGAGTGCCGCCGCACCGGCGCATCGACGCGGAGGGGCTCCCTGCTGTCATGGACTTCGAAGAGGCGATCCGATCCGCCACGGGGTCATCGCTCGGGCTGCTGGCCGTCGAGCCGAAGGGTGTGGGTGCCGCCGTCGGCTACTGCGGCCTCGTGGACAGTGGACGCGGGTTGCAGGAGCCGGAGCTGGCCTTCGAGTTCCTGCGCCGGTCCTGGGGACAGGGATACGCCACCGAGGCGTCATGGGCGGTCCTGCGCTGGGCGACAACCGCTGGGTACCAGCGGCTCTGGGCCACCGTCTGGGACTGGAACATCGCCTCTCGTCGAGTGCTGGCGAAGGTCGGATTCGAAGAGGCCGAGCGGCAGGAGACGCCCCACGGGACCAACTGCGTCACCACGCGGCGGCTCTGA